CCATTGAATGGCCACGCCCCGTCCCGTCTCGGCACACGAACGGATATGTCACCAGCACCCGGCACCCAGTGCTTGCAACGAAAGCCACCTGTACGTGCTGCTTGCTCAATCATGTCGTTATTGTTGTGTCAATGAATTATCCGGGTATCCGGCTCGGTTTCGGGCAGTTTCGCGCTCGAGTTGTGTGAGTCGATACTGTTGTAGCTCGTCTTCGAGCGGTCCTAACTGTTGACGACGTTGCTGGTGTTCGTCGAGGAAATCTGCGATTTTTTCTGCGGCGATATCCTTGAGCTCACCGCTCAACAGCGACCCATTCCGGTACTCGCTGGCAAGTTGCTCCATCCGCTCGTTGTTCCCTTCGAAAAAATAATACAGAAGCTGATACGACACGTCAACTGCTGGGTCGCCGCCCTGTTTTCGGTGCGCTTCAACGCTCGATTGCCCACCGGAGTACGCGTGCGTTCTGATTTTTTCGAAGACAGTCTCACGATCGTCAGAGAGGAGGATACTGGGCGCTTCGTCCGAGGAACTCATCTTACCCGGGCCACCAAGACTCGGGAGGAACTTCGAGAGCAGGGCACCGGGCTTGTCCACGTCGTACCGTTGTTTGGCCGCAACGTCCCGACAGACACGAACGTGGGGATCTTGATCGATTCCGATCGGAACGAGCGTCGGATGACGGCCCCGGACAAGCTGTGGCAAGAGCAGATGGGTGGCTTGAACGGCGGGATAGAACGAGAGACCGACGTTCTCCGGGTCGCCGTAAGTCGCATCGACGGTCGATTGGGTTATCTCCCGAGCGAAGGCGACGGCGAGCGGGTAGATTACATCAGCGTCTGCAGTGTCCACAACAATACGGGTGCGATCGGGATCAAACCCGATGGCGAGAAGATCGAGCAGGTTCTCACGGGACCTGTCGCTTATCGTTTCGATCGATACGTCTTTGAGAAATGATTTCTCGTCGTCAGAGAACGGGATATAAACGAGTGCTCCGGTTTGATCTTGGAGATGTTTGGCGAAATATAGCGGGACAACGTGACCGATATGGAGCGGTCCGGAGGGACCACGCCCAGTAACGATGGAGTGGGTGCTGCCCTCGCTCACGGCATCGAGAAACGGCTCGACGTCGCGTTCTGCGTAGAATACGCTTCGCTCTACGAGCGGATGAACCGGGTCCGGGAACGCAGCAATCTGTTCTTCGGTGAGGGCATCGGCTCCGAACCGATCGAGCAGTCGATCGTAGTCAATGTCGCCTTCGACAGCATAGGGCGTTACGGTGAAGTCGTCTTCTTCTGGCATTGTCTGTTGATGAGTGGAGGTGCTGGTGATTGTGGTCGTGATCGTGTGGAGCAGGGACCATTATACGAATCAAATCGAAAAAGCGAGTGAGCACCGCGGTCGGTCCGAGCGAGAGATATTCGTCCAACCCGACCGCGATACTAGTCACTTCCCGTCGTCACTGCCATCGCCAACGCCAGCAATCGATGTCACGGGAAGTGACCATTATGAGCAAATTGGAGACGGCGAGTACTTAGATCCATCGTCGCACGCGACTTTGCTTGGGACGATGGTCATGCGAAGACGACAGGATATTATAGAATCCAGCAGAAGCAGAATCAATGGTTGCCTTGGACTTTTTGGCGGTCGTCCTGATCGCGTCGATCGCCAGTCTGTTCATGGCGTGGACGATCGGCGCTGGATCCAGTGGTTCTACCCCATTTGCTCCGGCAGCCGGGGCGAACGTTATCTCGGTGATGCGGGCGGGCTTTCTCGTCGGACTGCTTGGATTTGCTGGAGCAGTCTTTCAAGGGGCAAACGTCGCTGGAACCGTCGGTACAGGACTGATCTACGGAGTGACCTTGACACCCGGTGCAGTTGCCACAGGACTGTTCATGGCAGCATTACTCGTCTCAATCGGCATTTTTACGGGCTATCCGATCCCGACTGGCTTCACCGCAACGGGGGCTGTTATTGGCGTTGGGATCGCACTCGGCGGCTTACCCGCGTGGGGGACGTATAAGCAAATTGGTGCGATGTGGGTGCTCGTTCCGTTCGTTGGGA
The nucleotide sequence above comes from Halocatena marina. Encoded proteins:
- a CDS encoding tryptophan--tRNA ligase, with translation MPEEDDFTVTPYAVEGDIDYDRLLDRFGADALTEEQIAAFPDPVHPLVERSVFYAERDVEPFLDAVSEGSTHSIVTGRGPSGPLHIGHVVPLYFAKHLQDQTGALVYIPFSDDEKSFLKDVSIETISDRSRENLLDLLAIGFDPDRTRIVVDTADADVIYPLAVAFAREITQSTVDATYGDPENVGLSFYPAVQATHLLLPQLVRGRHPTLVPIGIDQDPHVRVCRDVAAKQRYDVDKPGALLSKFLPSLGGPGKMSSSDEAPSILLSDDRETVFEKIRTHAYSGGQSSVEAHRKQGGDPAVDVSYQLLYYFFEGNNERMEQLASEYRNGSLLSGELKDIAAEKIADFLDEHQQRRQQLGPLEDELQQYRLTQLERETARNRAGYPDNSLTQQ